From one Branchiostoma floridae strain S238N-H82 chromosome 3, Bfl_VNyyK, whole genome shotgun sequence genomic stretch:
- the LOC118411407 gene encoding zinc finger protein OZF-like, producing the protein MASASCGSPTEVSASCGSPTEVSATCWSLTKVSASSGSPTEATASCGSPTKVSHESNALLVKEIKTELRDDFGSCQDESSMEDVTGHTGEQPWIGWMPDCGEEGHTTEKLQAGEISQDCGGMTSQQADWGTHRANHTGEKPYRCGQCEYSTANRSYLSLHKKVHKGEKVYSCDLCDVCTAKKADMDKHKATHRGEKPYTCEVCGVRMGSKSNLWIHMKTHTGVTPYGCGECEYTTFVKSNMMVHMDVHAGFKPYKCDQCDFSTAWKGSLDTHKKRHTGDKPFMCGVCGHRAAQKAAISQHMKTHGAEKSYKCDQCDFCTAWKTSLDIHLAKHTDEKPYMCGECGFRTVYKHSLAEHMTTHTGAWQPRKYRCPLCDYSAVQRKVLEAHVMSKHTREETVRVHGVRFPDSAPVRAVQAHGHAHREPALQV; encoded by the coding sequence ATGGCTTCAGCAAGTTGTGGGTCTCCGACCGAGGTTTCAGCAAGTTGTGGGTCTCCGACCGAGGTTTCAGCAACTTGTTGGTCTTTGACCAAGGTTTCAGCGAGTTCTGGGTCTCCAACCGAGGCTACAGCGAGCTGTGGGTCTCCAACCAAGGTTTCCCATGAAAGCAATGCATTGTTGGTAAAGGAGATCAAAACAGAGCTAAGAGATGACTTTGGGAGCTGCCAGGATGAGTCCAGCATGGAGGACGTGACTGGCCACACAGGAGAGCAACCCTGGATAGGCTGGATGCCCGACTGTGGGGAGGAGGGACACACGACTGAGAAACTTCAGGCAGGAGAAATATCCCAGGACTGTGGGGGTATGACATCTCAGCAGGCAGACTGGGGGACTCACAGAGCGAaccacaccggtgagaaaccctacaggtgcgGCCAGTGTGAGTACAGCACCGCGAACAGGTCCTACCTCTCCCTTCACAAGAAAGTCCACAAGGGGGAGAAGGTGTACAGCTGTGACCTGTGTGACGTCTGCACGGCTAAGAAAGCCGACATGGACAAACACAAGGCCACGCACcgtggggagaaaccctacacctGCGAGGTGTGCGGGGTCAGAATGGGCTCCAAGTCCAACCTATGGATCCACATGAAGACCCACACAGGGGTGACACCCTATGGCTGCGGGGAGTGCGAGTACACGACGTTTGTAAAGTCCAACATGATGGTGCACATGGACGTGCATGCGGGGttcaaaccctacaagtgtgaccagtgcgacttcaGCACCGCGTGGAAAGGAAGCTTGGATACACACAAGAAGCGACACACCGGCGataaacccttcatgtgtggggtgTGCGGCCACAGGGCGGCTCAGAAGGCCGCCATCTCCCAGCACATGAAAACCCACGGGGCAGAGAAGTcttacaagtgcgaccagtgcgaCTTCTGCACCGCCTGGAAAACCAGCCTGGATATCCACCTGGCTAAGCACACTgatgagaagccctacatgtgtggggagtgtggattcAGAACGGTTTATAAACACAGCCTAGCAGAACACATGACCACCCACACGGGGGCCTGGCAGCCGCGCAAGTACCGCTGCCCGCTGTGCGACTACTCTGCGGTCCAGAGAAAGGTCCTGGAGGCGCACGTCATGTCGAAACACACCCGGGAAGAAACCGTACGCGTGCACGGAGTGCGGTTTCCGGACAGCGCACCAGTCCGGGCTGTCCAGGCACATGGACACGCACACCGGGAACcggccctacaagtgtga
- the LOC118411430 gene encoding high mobility group nucleosome-binding domain-containing protein 5-like, translated as MIVCFKDNPNSRCSQGCISSVRGRRDTSGSGGQDGRVRRDSNGDTSGGQDGRVRRDTSGGQDGRVRRDTSGGQDGRVRRDTSGGQDGRVRRDTSGGRDGRVRRDTSGGQDGRVRRDSHQDHQGRISQGPFELQFEDEAGAGPAGVPVGTMFGAFLGVVGIMALLIVAVLLVLAFRRKKRQDDDTVGLDNKAFQTWWRMTTIDTSNTKA; from the exons ATGATCGTCTGCTTCAAGGACAACCCGAACTCAAGGTGCAGCCAGGGCTGTATCTCCTCCGTACGGGGCAGGCGGGACACCTCCGGATCCGGCGGGCAGGACGGGAGGGTTCGCCGGGACAGCAACGGGGACACCTCCGGCGGGCAGGATGGGAGGGTTCGCCGGGACACCTCCGGCGGGCAGGACGGGAGGGTTCGCCGGGACACCTCCGGCGGGCAGGATGGGAGGGTTCGCCGGGACACCTCCGGCGGGCAGGACGGGAGGGTTCGCCGGGACACCTCCGGCGGGCGGGACGGGAGGGTTCGCCGGGACACCTCCGGCGGGCAGGATGGGAGGGTTCGCCGGGACAGCCACCAGGACCACCAGGGAAGAATTTCGCAGGGGCCGTTCGAGCTGCAGTTTGAAGACGAAGCAGGAGCAG GACCAGCTGGAGTCCCGGTGGGAACCATGTTTGGGGCGTTTCTTGGGGTTGTCGGGATCATGGCCCTCCTGATCGTGGCGGTTCTCCTGGTTCTGGCCTTCAGGCGCAAGAAACGACAGGATGACGACACCGTCG GACTGGACAACAAGGCCTTCCAGACCTGGTGGAGGATGACCACGATTGACACCTCAAACACCAAGGCATGA